Part of the Sodalinema gerasimenkoae IPPAS B-353 genome is shown below.
TGCTCCCCGGTAAATCGTTTTATACGCATTCGTACCCCTTACCTTTACCCTGATGGGGAAGTCATCGATCTATTTTTAAAGGAACAGAGCCAAGTCTTAACGGATTTAGGTGAAACCTTCCGCTGGCTGGATATACAGACCCTAAGCCAAGGTCTCTCAAACCAACAAGACTTCTTTTTACAAGATATTCAATTGACCTATGGCATTGAGGTCTATCAAGGAATGCTAATCGTGCGAGTCCAGGAAGATTTAGGAGATGCGGTGAATCGTCTGGTTCAAGCGGCAATCTCTGTTTCTAATTTACGATGTTTAAGTCAAAATTGCCAGTAGGGGCGAAAAATTTTTCGCCCCTACAATTGGGTATCAAATTCAACAAATCACACACGATATCCTGAAGACCCGAGAGAATCCCCCACCTGTTTCCTCTTAACCGAAGAGTCCGACCATAAAGGGACACCCCTACCTTATTTCTGTCCTATCCATCCCTGCTATTGCTATAGAACTGTAGTAAGGGCGAAACATATTTCACCCCCACCCAGGGTAGTCTCCCCATCAATCCACTCTCAACACCTGCAACTCCCCAGACTCCCGTAACCCCACCCTCAACCGACATCCCCGTAACCCCGACAACTCCCCAAACTCCTCAAACAGCCAGCGATTGAGGGGACGTTCCAACCCAGACTCTAACATCGTCTTCACTCGCCGTCCCCCAAACAACAAATTCTCACCCTGCTGCATTTGTGCCGTGATGACCTGCATCACCGACTCCTCAAACTGCAACTCCAAGCCATACTTCTGCACCGCTGAAGTCCGTAACTGACCTAAAAATTTAGTGCCAATTTGACTCACAAACTGCGGGCGCAACAAATCAAACACCACAATATTATCCCCAAAACGATTCAACAACTCCGCCCGACCAATCCGGGTCGAAAAATACCAACGCACCTCCTCCCGGAAATGCTGATTCACCTGTTCATAACTAAACCCTTCCGTTCCCTGTCCTTGAACCTGAGTCATAATCCCAGACCGCAGCAACGCCCCCGTTTGAGCATCCGTTAAATCCGACGCACCAATATTACTGGTAAAAATAATCACCGTCTGATTGAAATACGCCGTCCGTCCTTTTCCATCCGTTAAACGACCATCTTCGAGGATTTGCAGGAACTTATCCAACACCCTAGGATGAGCCTTTTCAATCTCATCAAACAGCAAAATACTATAAGGACGTTCCAAGACCCGATTCGTTAACTGGCCGCCCTCGTCGTAGCCCACAAATCCCGGCGGCGACCCGGCTAACTTTTCCGCCGCGTGTTCCTCCTTATATTCACTCATATCAAACCGAGCAAACGCCTCCTCATCGCCAAAAATGAGGCGACTCAGGGATTTAGCTAACTCCGTTTTGCCCACCCCCGTCGGACCGACAAAGAAAAAGATACCCTTAGGCTTACTATTGCGCCCATTGACCTCATTGAGACTAATCCCCACCTTGGCCGTCGTCAACATATCCGTCACCGCCGTAATGGCCCGAGGTTGACCGATGACCGCCTGGGATAATTCCCGAGTCGCCCCGGCGACCTTCTCTCGGTTGAGTTGTTCAAAAGGTTCCTCTCGCCGTCCAAACTTATAGAAATCTACCAACCGCATCACCTCACCTCGATTCAGAGGCAGATGCTGTTGTACCGACGTCACTCGTAAGGCCTCTAAATCCATCGTCTGAAAACCATCGGTTAACTCAGCAAACTCCTCCGCCACTTGGTCTCGGGGAGAGGGTGCAGTTCCATCGGGGGACTGGGTGGGTCGGTCTTGGCCACCGTAAAAATGGCCGCCGAAGCGTTGGATAAAATACCGTCGTTCAGCTTTGTTGGGGGAGGTGACTTGAACCAAAGACAGATAGGGATTGTGGGTATAGAACCACACCGGAACCCGTTTTAAATCACTGGCGAGAACCACCAGCGTATTGCGATAGCCTTGGAGGGGGCCATCGGGCAGGATACAGGCTTCGAGGGTACAGCGTTGCAGGAGAATGAGGGGGTTACGTTCCTCGGGTCCATAGTGGTCGGGGTCGGCGGTGAGCATATCGGCTAAATCAACCACCGCCGCCAGGGATTCGTCTGTTTGCCGGACCAAACTACGTAATTGGGCCAACGCTTCTTCTGGGGGGAGGCGTTGCGGTAGGTTGCCCAGTCGTTGTTGTAAGACAGCGCCAGGATTGGCTCGCGCCGGTGCGCCATTGGCTGGGGGAGAGGCCACCGGGGAACCCTGACGGCGTTGAAACTGTTGTTGCCCTAAGTCGCGGAAGCGTTGTTCCTGGTCAGGGTTGGGGAAGCTGAAGCCGTCGATGCTGTCGTAGCGGAGCGTGAGGTCAAAGTCGAGGTCTTGGAAGTAGGCACTAAGGAAGTCATGAATCGGGAGATAGTTCCCCCGCCAAATTAGGGGGTCGTGAATGTTGCCATAGAGGAGAATGTGGCGACGACGTTGGAGTTGCGTCTCGAATTCATGAATCCAACGGGTGGAGATGGGGGGAATCGTCATGGGGATAGGGGATAGGGGATAGGGAACAGGGAATAGGGAACAGGGAACAGGGAACAGGGAATAGGGAACAGGGAACAGGGAACAGGGAACAGGGAACAGAAATAACGTAGGGGCGTGCCCTTGTGGACGCCCTAGGCAGTAGGCAGTAGAGCGGGGTGAGTTATCCCCTCCAGGGAGGGGTGCCCGTAGGGCGGGGTGGGTTCCCTCCCGGTCAGGGAGGAGTTTGGTGTATTAAGCCTGGCGAGAGCGGGCGGGGCAGACGGTCCGCTTGACGGAGACGGCGATTGGGGTCCTTGCCCTGCCATTGCAACTCGCCCATTTGAACCCCAAACTCCCCCTGTAGATGCTCGTGCATCTCACCGATGACCGCTTCGGCTTCATCACACACCGCCGCCGACCCTCCACCGACCGCCGCCGCCGTTTGCTTGCTGTAGCCTTCCACGTCGTAGAAAATTTCCCCTTCCGTGGGAATGCTGACGCTGATGCCCTTGCCGCTATGACTGGCGGCTCCCAGAATCACCGCACTCTCCGGGTTGTCGGGATGTTCCGCTTCCCGGTAGATAATGCCGAAGCCCAGGGATTCTAGACTTTGGGCGATGCTGTCGGCGATGTAGTCCCGTTGGTCCGCTTGCAGTTGCGACTGGTTGGCGGCATCAATCAGGGGTTGGCGTTGCTGTTGGCAGGTGGCCAGGAGGGGGGCGACCTCCTCGAACTGTTCGGCGGCGATGGCCTGTTCGGACTGTTGGCGGTGCTGGTCGAGTTGGCCGACAGCGGCTGATTGCCAGCGCATCACCACGGGGTCCGCTTGGAGTCCGGCGATGAGGGCTTGGAGACGGCTGAGGTTCTCTTGGGCGTCCCCTTGGCGACGCTGCCACTCGGCTCGACGTTCTGCCACCTCTTGGCGATAGGCCGCTAGGGCTTGTTCGGCGGCGTGCAGGGGCTGTCGGACTTGGCTGGGGTCGCCGGCTTGGATGAGTTGCTTGACAGATTCAAGTTTTTGTGATAAGGATGCTTCCATTTGGGGGGCGAACTTAGCCCCATCGGCAATTTCTAACTGTTGACGCTGCAATTCCTCCAGGGCGAACTTCTGATGTTGGAGTTCCGCTTGTTGTTTTTTGGCTTCGTCATCGCGACGTTTTTGGGCCAGGTGTCGGTGCAGGTCGGTTTGCAGTTGCTCCAGTTGTCGCGAGACTTGGCCGACGGCGGCTTCTGAGGGGGCCTGGGCTAGGGTGTGCTGGAGCTGCTGGAGCTGCTGGTGCAGGCGGTCGGCGGCGTTGGGGTAGAGGTGGGGGTGCTGTTGGGAGAGGGTGCGCTTGAGGGTGTCGGACTGTTGTTGCACCTGCTGGCGACGGGCTTCGAGGCGGCGTTCTTGTTCTCGCGCTTCGGCTTCTTGGCGGCGGCGGGCTTCTTCGGCGGCGCGCTGGCGGCGTTCTTGTTCGAGTCGTTCCCGGCGTTGGCGTTCGAGTTGGGCGCGGCTGTATTTGGGGCTTCCACTCATGGTTGGGTCTCCTTGGCTGATGGGGATATGTCCAGCTTAGGGAGGGTGCGGGAGATGTTCCATGGTAAGTAGATGGAAGTTACATGGAAATTACATGGAATTTTTTGGGAGTTGAAGTTGAGATGTCACGCCCACCTCGCGATTTGCAGCCCAATTACTGCTACCACGTCACCACGCGATGCAACAATCGAGAATTTCGCCTGACTCGATTTGAATGTCGCGAACTGTTGTTATTTGCCATTGAGAAATGCCGCCAGAAATACGGGTTTCGGCTCTATGGCTTATGTGTGATGAGCAATCATGTTCACTATCTCATCGAACCGCGACAGCCCGAGGAGTTACCGAAAATTATGCACTGGCTGAATTGGTATACGGCCATGTGCTTTAACCGAATGTTGAACCGGACGGGGCATTTTTGGGAAAAACGCTATCACAGTACGGGATTCCCGAAGACGGATAAGCGACGGGCGTTGAATACGCTACGCTACATTCACGGCAACCCGAAAGCGGCTAGGTTACAACGGGGTTGGTTTTGGGATTTTAGTAATTACGGCAGTTACGACCGCCTGACGAACGACGGTATCACGGAATGGCATCCGGCGTTTCTCAGTTTGGGGACAACGTTGGAACTCTGTGCGGCGGCCTATCGCAAGTTTTGCCAGAACTATCGCCCCCAGCCGAAATCGACGCGGAAGACTCACTGGGGAAGCCGCAAGTTGGCTCAACTCAAGGAGAAGTTGAAAGCTCGCAAATCCACGCCGGGTCAGATGAGTTTGTGGGAGGAGTGGGAACTTCCGGCGGATGAGATTCAAGCGGTGGCGAAACAATTTGTGTTAGCCAACTGCTTTAATCCTGTTTGGGCAGCTTCGTTATTTCCCGATTGAGGAGAGTGCCAGGTAACGAATTCTCGAAACACTTATTCTGTCGTTAATTGACCTGTCAAGAGGGTTAGGAGAGTGCCAGGTAACGAATTCTCGAAACACTTATTCTGTCGTTAATTGACCTGTCAAGAGGGTTCAAGAATAGAAATTTGTTGCGGACTGAAGCCTTTATTTGCTACAGTTTACAAGTCGTCGCGCGAGAGAAGAGACGAGAGAAGAGACAACCCCAACGCGCAACACGACACCGCCCCACCCCCACCCCTCGGGAGAGACGCACGCCCTTTTTCTAATATTTCGGTATAATACATCCAGTTTCCTCCCCCCACTCGCTCGCCGAATCGTTCCCAGTCTTCATTATAACCTGTCGGACTCCCA
Proteins encoded:
- a CDS encoding DUF1828 domain-containing protein, with translation MTPVNSCQLVAETLGERYTCSPVNRFIRIRTPYLYPDGEVIDLFLKEQSQVLTDLGETFRWLDIQTLSQGLSNQQDFFLQDIQLTYGIEVYQGMLIVRVQEDLGDAVNRLVQAAISVSNLRCLSQNCQ
- a CDS encoding AAA family ATPase — its product is MTIPPISTRWIHEFETQLQRRRHILLYGNIHDPLIWRGNYLPIHDFLSAYFQDLDFDLTLRYDSIDGFSFPNPDQEQRFRDLGQQQFQRRQGSPVASPPANGAPARANPGAVLQQRLGNLPQRLPPEEALAQLRSLVRQTDESLAAVVDLADMLTADPDHYGPEERNPLILLQRCTLEACILPDGPLQGYRNTLVVLASDLKRVPVWFYTHNPYLSLVQVTSPNKAERRYFIQRFGGHFYGGQDRPTQSPDGTAPSPRDQVAEEFAELTDGFQTMDLEALRVTSVQQHLPLNRGEVMRLVDFYKFGRREEPFEQLNREKVAGATRELSQAVIGQPRAITAVTDMLTTAKVGISLNEVNGRNSKPKGIFFFVGPTGVGKTELAKSLSRLIFGDEEAFARFDMSEYKEEHAAEKLAGSPPGFVGYDEGGQLTNRVLERPYSILLFDEIEKAHPRVLDKFLQILEDGRLTDGKGRTAYFNQTVIIFTSNIGASDLTDAQTGALLRSGIMTQVQGQGTEGFSYEQVNQHFREEVRWYFSTRIGRAELLNRFGDNIVVFDLLRPQFVSQIGTKFLGQLRTSAVQKYGLELQFEESVMQVITAQMQQGENLLFGGRRVKTMLESGLERPLNRWLFEEFGELSGLRGCRLRVGLRESGELQVLRVD
- a CDS encoding transposase, whose amino-acid sequence is MSRPPRDLQPNYCYHVTTRCNNREFRLTRFECRELLLFAIEKCRQKYGFRLYGLCVMSNHVHYLIEPRQPEELPKIMHWLNWYTAMCFNRMLNRTGHFWEKRYHSTGFPKTDKRRALNTLRYIHGNPKAARLQRGWFWDFSNYGSYDRLTNDGITEWHPAFLSLGTTLELCAAAYRKFCQNYRPQPKSTRKTHWGSRKLAQLKEKLKARKSTPGQMSLWEEWELPADEIQAVAKQFVLANCFNPVWAASLFPD